Proteins from one Triticum aestivum cultivar Chinese Spring chromosome 7A, IWGSC CS RefSeq v2.1, whole genome shotgun sequence genomic window:
- the LOC123151531 gene encoding DExH-box ATP-dependent RNA helicase DExH9, with protein sequence MEASLKRKAADAPADGPDPPLKAPRADAAPLLPAAAERVACLHDVSYPEGYDASASGPRVVAGGGEGAAPAKTFPFPLDPFQSEAIRCLDNGESVMVSAHTSAGKTVVALYAIAMSLRNQQRVIYTSPIKALSNQKYREFKEEFSDVGLMTGDVTIEPNASCLVMTTEIWRSMQYKGSEVMREVAWVIFDEVHYMRDRERGVVWEESIVMAPKNSRFVFLSATVPNAKEFADWVAKVHKQPCHIVYTDYRPTPLQHYVFPAGGDGLYLVVDENGKFREDSFQKSLNVLAPATGSDKKRENGKRQKGLVSAGKTNEESDIFKMVKMIIQRQYDPVILFSFSKRECEFLAMQMAKMDLNGDDEKVNIETIFWSAMDLLSDDDKKLPQVSNMLPLLKRGIGVHHSGLLPILKEVIEILFQEGLIKCLFATETFSIGLNMPAKTVVFTNVRKFDGDRFRWLSSGEYIQMSGRAGRRGIDLRGICILMVDEKMEPSTAKMMLKGGADSLNSAFHLSYNMLLNQLRSEDGDPEKLLRHSFYQFQADRVLPDLEKQVRELEIERSSMVIEDEESVKDYYDLLQQYRTLKKDVRDIVLSPKYVLPFLQSGRLVRVQYSTDGSTFSIDENVSWGIIINFEKVKTNAEERRPEDCDYTVDVLTRCSVIKDISGKKTMKVIPLKSRGEPVVISLPLSQIDGLSSVRMYIPKDLLPVEARENTLRKVDEVLSRFAKDGVPLLDPEEDMEVKSSSYRKAARRIEALESLFEKHDIRNAPHIQQKLKLLHAKQEIKAKIKSIKKTMRASTALAFKDELKARKRVLRRLGYITSEDVVEIKGKVACEISSADELTLTELMFSGTLKDATVEQMVALLSCFVWQEKLQDAPKPREELDLLFYQLQETARRVANLQLECKIQIDVESFVNSFRPDVMEAVYSWARGSKFHQIMEMTQVFEGSLIRAIRRLEEVLQQLILASQSIGETQLEAKLEEAVSKIKRDIVFAASLYL encoded by the exons atGGAGGCCAGCCTCAAGCGCAAGGCCGCGGACGCCCCCGCCGACGGGCCCGACCCCCCTCTCAAGGCGCCGCGCGCGGACGCCGCTCCCCTGCTGCCGGCCGCCGCCGAGCGCGTCGCCTGCCTGCACGACGTCTCCTACCCCGAGGGATACGACGCGTCCGCCTCCGGCCCGCGTGTcgtcgcgggcggcggcgagggcgcggcCCCGGCCAAGACGTTCCCCTTCCCGCTCGACCCCTTCCAGTCCGAGGCCATCCGCTGCCTCGACAACGGCGAGTCCGTCATG GTTTCGGCGCACACGTCGGCGGGGAAGACGGTGGTGGCGCTGTACGCGATAGCCATGTCCCTGCGCAACCAGCAGCGGGTCATCTACACCTCGCCCATCAAGGCCCTCAGCAACCAGAAGTACAGGGAGTTCAAGGAGGAGTTCTCCGACGTCGGCCTCATGACCGGGGACGTCACCATCGAGCCAAACGCATCTTGCTTG GTCATGACCACGGAGATTTGGCGCAGCATGCAGTACAAGGGGTCCGAGGTGATGAGGGAAGTCGCTTGGGTTATCTTCGATGAGGTGCATTACATGCGTGACAGGGAGAGGGGAGTGGTGTGGGAGGAGAGTATTGTGATGGCTCCCAAAAACTCGCGGTTTGTGTTCCTCTCGGCAACTGTACCTAATGCCAAGGAGTTTGCTGATTGGGTTGCCAAG GTACATAAGCAACCTTGTCATATAGTATACACCGACTACCGACCTACACCTCTCCAGCATTATGTATTTCCTGCTGGAGGTGATGGCCTATACCTGGTCGTTGATGAAAACGGCAAGTTCAGAGAGGACAGTTTTCAGAAATCTCTGAATGTCCTTGCCCCTGCTACTGGCAGTGACAAGAAGAGGGAAAACGGGAAGCGGCAAAAGGGCCTCGTCTCGGCAGGCAAAACTAACGAAGAAAGTGACATATTCAAGATGGTGAAAATGATAATTCAGCGTCAATATGACCCTGTGATACTTTTCAGCTTTAGCAAAAGAGAGTGTGAATTTCTTGCTATGCAG ATGGCCAAGATGGACTTGAATGGAGATGATGAGAAAGTGAACATTGAAACCATTTTTTGGAGTGCCATGGATTTGCTTTCAGATGATGACAAAAAGCTTCCCCAGGTTTCAAATATGCTTCCCTTATTGAAACGTGGCATTGGAGTGCATCATTCTGGTCTGTTGCCCATTTTAAAGGAAGTGATTGAGATACTTTTCCAAGAGGGCCTCATCAAG TGTCTGTTTGCCACAGAGACATTCAGTATTGGATTGAACATGCCTGCAAAGACTGTTGTGTTTACCAATGTACGTAAGTTTGACGGAGATAGGTTCAGATGGTTGTCAAGTGGAGAGTACATTCAGATGAGCGGCCGTGCTGGTCGTCGAGGTATTGATCTGCGTGGTATCTGCATATTGATGGTAGATGAGAAAATGGAACCCTCAACTGCCAAAATGATGCTGAAAGGAGGTGCTGATAGTTTGAACAG TGCCTTTCATTTGAGCTACAACATGTTGTTGAATCAACTGCGCTCTGAGGATGGTGACCCGGAAAAGCTTCTTCGGCATTCATTCTACCAATTTCAAGCAGATAGAGTTCTCCCTGATCTCGAG AAGCAAGTCAGGGAACTGGAAATAGAAAGAAGTTCCATGGTTATTGAAGACGAGGAGAGCGTGAAGGACTACTATGATCTCTTACAGCAGTACAGAACTTTAAAGAAGGATGTCCGTGATATTGTACTTTCGCCAAAATATGTTCTGCCTTTCTTGCAATCCGGAAGGCTTGTTCGTGTTCAATACAGTACAGATGGGTCCACCTTCTCTATTGACGAAAATGTGTCGTGGGGAATTATAATAAATTTTGAGAAGGTGAAAACCAATGCTGAAG AAAGAAGACCCGAGGATTGTGATTACACTGTTGATGTCCTCACCAGATGTTCTGTAATCAAGGACATAAGTGGAAAGAAGACAATGAAGGTTATTCCTCTCAAATCCCGTGGAGAACCGGTTGTTATTTCATTGCCACTTTCTCAG ATTGATGGACTAAGTAGCGTTCGGATGTACATACCCAAGGATCTTTTGCCTGTAGAAGCTCGAGAAAACACATTGAGGAAAGTTGACGAAGTGCTTTCAAGGTTTGCTAAAGATGGGGTTCCTCTCTTGGATCCAGAAGAAGATATGGAA GTAAAATCTAGCTCCTACCGGAAAGCTGCCAGAAGAATAGAAGCTCTTGAGAGCTTATTTGAGAAGCATGACATTCGTAATGCTCCCCATATCCAACAGAAGCTGAAGCTCTTGCATGCTAAGCAAGAAATAAAAGCCAAAATAAAGTCCATAAAGAAAACAATGCGGGCCTCGACTGCTCTAGCCTTTAAGGACGAGCTCAAGGCACGAAAACGAGTTCTTCGTAGGCTGGG ATATATCACCAGTGAGGATGTAGTCGAAATAAAGGGCAAAGTGGCATGTGAGATCAGCTCAGCTGACGAACTGACATTGACCGAGCTTATGTTCAGTGGTACTTTGAAGGATGCTACTGTGGAGCAGATGGTGGCCCTGCTTTCTTGCTTTGTTTGGCAGGAAAAGCTTCAGGATGCCCCAAAGCCAAGGGAGGAGCTCGACCTGCTCTTCTACCAGTTGCAAGAGACGGCGCGAAGGGTCGCGAACCTCCAGCTTGAATGCAAG ATCCAGATCGATGTTGAGAGTTTCGTGAACTCCTTCCGCCCCGACGTGATGGAGGCCGTGTACTCGTGGGCCAGAGGGTCGAAGTTCCACCAGATCATGGAGATGACACAGGTGTTCGAGGGCAGCCTGATCAGGGCCATCAGGCGGCTGGAGGAGGTCCTGCAGCAGCTGATCCTGGCGTCCCAGTCGATCGGCGAGACCCagctcgaagccaagctcgaggAGGCGGTCAGCAAGATTAAGAGGGATATCGTGTTTGCTGCGTCGCTGTACTTGTGA
- the LOC123150934 gene encoding protein yippee-like At4g27745 translates to MAELVGPRVYSCCHCRNHVCLHDDIISKAFQGRNGRAFLFSHAMNVTTGAKEDRQLMTGLHTVADIHCRDCREVLGWKYERAYEESQKYKEGKFIFEKAKIVQENW, encoded by the exons ATGGCAGAATTGGTCGGGCCGCGGGTGTACAGCTGCTGCCACTGCCGGAACCACGTCTGCCTCCACGACGATATCATCTCCAAGGCCTTCCAG GGGAGGAATGGCCGTGCGTTCCTCTTCTCCCACGCCATGAACGTCACCACGGGGGCCAAGGAGGACCGGCAGCTCATGACGGGGCTCCACACCGTCGCCGACATCCACTGCCGTGACTGCCGCGAGGTGCTCGGGTGGAAGTACGAGCGCGCCTATGAGGAGTCCCAGAAGTACAAGGAAGGCAAGTTCATATTCGAAAAGGCCAAGATCGTGCAGGAGAATTGGTAG